The Plasmodium relictum strain SGS1 genome assembly, chromosome: 9 genome window below encodes:
- the PIGH gene encoding phosphatidylinositol N-acetylglucosaminyltransferase subunit H, putative, producing the protein MKNEIRKIEYVCGIEYVSEKNENRKFLFFVLCIFSLYYMYYIYAAYRQGYLTIDEFQILLFFVYISLIIVYFNNYSIEKLFLINDVGIQIEKKNLFKHQLKFICANDIKSVFINEVIYIFEISPYLCLTLKNNNLIIVFEDFNLEMKKLVDIYRDIKKTFFFSDYKKLANIKAVHIENEENINSSKEECVSHNDTYSAKNNSSSEENIFKMLNFSPYENKKSNKTIPHPKKKTFDIYINKKLALEIMND; encoded by the exons atgaaaaatgaaataaggAAAATTGAATATGTGTGCGGGATTGAATATGTatcagaaaaaaatgaaaacagaaaatttttattttttgtattgtgtattttttctttatattatatgtattaCATATACGCG GCATATAGGCAAGGATATTTAACCATTGACGAATTTCAAATATTgctattttttgtatatatatcgCTTATTATTGTCTATTTCAATAATTATTCTATtg aaaaattatttttaataaatgacGTTGGAATACAaattgagaaaaaaaatttatttaaacatCAGTTGAAATTTATTTGTGCAAATGATATCAAGAGTGTTTTTATCAACGAA gttatttatatatttgaaatttctccatatttatgtttaactttaaaaaataataacttGATTATTGTTTTTGAG gaTTTTAATTTAGAGATGAAAAAATTAGTGGATATATATAGAGATATTAAAAAgacattctttttttctgaTTACAAAAAATTGGCAAATATAAAAGCGGTGCATATTGAAAATGAAGAGAATATAAATAGTAGCAAAGAAGAATGTGTATCACATAACGATACATATTCagcaaaaaataattcttcaagtgaagaaaatatttttaaaatgttaaACTTTAGTCCttatgaaaacaaaaaaagtaataaaactATACCTcatccaaaaaaaaaaacttttgatatatatataaataaaaaattagcaTTAGAAATAATGAACGactaa
- a CDS encoding methyltransferase, putative, translated as MEKIEYNESKQYNIENEIDKMEEVIEDLIYYVRTDDIEEVKNILQNENIHTINIKDENNNTLLHFACANNNIDMILFLLYECSIDYNHFNSNGNTPLLWAIQNKHYEAIKELLFFDYYLNKNEYLSIEKKKNDLYENMRDIKNDFLKKNYKLNSDIKKKIHSIDIYNIFDTTEKEEVEKINLYKERNKIDLLKKNSFDKNVLSEAFNTENEKILHLILSHPISSVLDNQENSTSNENVKISYSNDDERNNIENFKMKNECNSNEYLNSEITESNKNINNINDDNNNYKNVNRNDGENIEKKVNTLTNCFTTNLEEAKIVQEYIYELSINESIKLNNSNIIIKIREIGLNYYGDSLDDKTSHNDITGINIWESCLIMSKWICDLCLGNMFSNKNVLEIGAGSGLASISLFIYSSVINKNNNLNRLVISDINLFTLNNISYNINLNQELLDSVDLEWKDKITICNIDLKNESTYLRENNEIIAYDCIIASDLIYDINLVTSLIYMLNVTLKKNGNFFYVCKKNRDGIHFFLEELKNNNFKLQFYSIPNHYFNNPFINLDQNLFETKFSELDQTFIMIKCEKM; from the coding sequence ATGGAGAAAATAGAGTATAATGAATCAAAACAatataatattgaaaatgaaatagacAAAATGGAAGAAGTAATAGAagatttaatttattatgtaAGAACAGATGATATAGAAGAAGTAAAGAACATTttacaaaatgaaaatatacaTACAATTAACATAAaggatgaaaataataatacattaTTACATTTTGCTTGcgctaataataatattgatatgattttatttttgttatacgAATGCAGTATTGATTATAATCATTTTAATAGCAATGGTAATACCCCATTGCTATGGGCTATACAAAATAAACACTATGAAGCTATAAAAgaactattattttttgattattatttaaataaaaatgaatacctgtctattgaaaaaaaaaaaaatgatttatatgaaaatatgaGGGATATAAAGAAtgatttcttaaaaaaaaattataaattaaattcagatattaaaaaaaaaatacattcaattgatatatataatatttttgataCAACAGAAAAAGAGGaagtagaaaaaattaatttatataaagaaagaaataagatagatttactaaaaaaaaattcttttgaCAAAAATGTTTTATCTGAAGCATTCAATAcggaaaatgaaaaaattcttcatttaattttaagtCATCCAATTTCAAGTGTACTTGATAATCAGGAAAATTCAACCTCAAATGAAAATGTTAAAATTAGTTATTCCAATGATGATGAAAGGAATAATATTGAAAACTTTAAGATGAAAAATGAATGTAATTcaaatgaatatttaaatagtGAAATAACTGAAagtaacaaaaatattaataatataaatgacgataacaataattataaaaatgttaatagAAATGATGgagaaaatatagaaaaaaaagttaatacaTTAACTAACTGCTTTACAACTAATTTAGAAGAAGCAAAAATTGTgcaagaatatatatatgaattgtCAATTAACGAaagtataaaattaaataatagcAACATCATAATAAAGATAAGAGAAATCGGTCTTAATTATTATGGTGATTCTTTAGATGATAAAACATCACACAATGATATAACTGGAATTAATATATGGGAAAGCTGCTTGATAATGAGCAAGTGGATATGTGACTTATGCTTAGGAAATAtgttttctaataaaaatgttttagaAATAGGTGCAGGTAGTGGATTGGCTagtatatctttatttatcTATTCTAGTGtaataaataagaataacAATCTTAATCGTTTAGTAATTAgtgatattaatttatttactttaaataatatttcttataatataaatttaaatcaaGAGCTATTAGATTCTGTTGATTTAGAATGGAAAGATAAAATTACTATTTGTAATATTGATTTGAAAAATGAAAGCACTTATTTaagagaaaataatgaaattattgCATATGATTGTATTATAGCAAGTGATTTAATTTATGATATAAATTTAGTAACGTCACTGATATATATGCTTAATGTaactctaaaaaaaaatgggaattttttttatgtttgtAAAAAAAACAGAGATGGaattcatttctttttagaagaattaaaaaataataattttaaattacaattttattctattccaaatcattattttaataatccttttattaatttagaccaaaatttatttgaaaCCAAGTTTTCAGAACTCGATCAAACTTTTATTATGATTAAATGTGAAAAAATGTAA
- the CPO gene encoding coproporphyrinogen-III oxidase, putative, producing MKDEISPNEYFRNLWENLLKSEQKNICDLFESLDSNKFEEELWFRKYKKNKNGGGGITKILQNGSVFEKCAVNYSCVFGTIDKDAAKQMCVNQYNKEYINTTKICHSDDINNIISKVMNSNNIRIVNEKYKFYASGISIIAHPVNPNVPTIHSNFRFFQIFIKTGKKKKKNNIKSKIGNNYKSIKHWFGGGCDLSPCYIFSDLFKEFHNSFKLACDKYNHLFYKYFKIWCDLYFRIKHRNINRGIGGIFFDNLLNNNIKYKKNFKNGTSKEGYKNPLIEKKKCKCYSCNAIMDKSYRMIYLFIQECIIAFRKSYFHILLETINYKYDENMIKWQKICRGRYVEFNLIYDRGTKFGIELNKFKIYRRKKKNKNMENFSSTNYIKDENFDEQISDYDSDEHEKIDNVLASLPLKCEFLYKYKVIKYSREYETLQILKHPKRWVDY from the exons atgaaagatgag atatctcctaatgaatattttagaaatttatgggaaaatttattaaaaagtgaacaaaaaaatatatgtgatTTATTTGAGTCATTAGATTCGAACAAATTTGAAGAAGAACTTTGgtttagaaaatataaaaaaaataaaaatggtgGTGGTGGTATAACTAAGATATTACAAAATGGAAGTGTATTTGAGAAATGCGCAGTAAATTATTCTTGCGTATTTGGAACAATAGATAAAGATGCAGCAAAGCAAATGTGTGTGAATcaatataataaagaatatattaatacTACTAAGATTTGCCACTCTgatgatattaataatataatttcaaAAGTTATGAATTCTAATAATATTAGAAtagtaaatgaaaaatataaattttatgcaTCAGGAATTTCTATAATTGCTCATCCAGTTAACCCAAATGTTCCTACTATTCACTCTAATTTTagattttttcaaatatttatcaaaactggaaaaaagaaaaaaaaaaataatattaaaagtaaaataggAAACAActataaaagtataaaacATTGGTTTGGGGGTGGTTGTGATTTAAGCccatgttatattttttctgatttatttaaagaatttcataattcttttaaattagcTTGCGATAAATATAATCATttgttttataaatattttaaaatatggtGTGATTTGTATTTTAGAATTAAACATAGAAACATAAATAGGGGAATAGGGGgaatattttttgataatttattaaataataacataaaatataagaaaaattttaaaaatggaaCATCAAAAGAAGGTTATAAAAACCCcttaattgaaaaaaaaaaatgtaaatgtTACAGTTGCAATGCAATAATGGATAAAAGTTATAGAAtgatttatttgtttattcaAGAATGTATTATTGCTTTTAGAAAatcttattttcatatattattagaaacaattaattataaatatgatGAGAATATGATAAAATGGCAAAAAATATGTAGAGGTAGATACGTTGAGTTTAACTTGATATATGATAGAGGAACAAAGTTTGGTATTGagttaaataaatttaaaatttatagaagaaaaaaaaaaaataaaaatatggaaaACTTTTCATCTactaattatataaaagatgaaaattttGATGAACAAATTTCAGATTATGATTCTGATGAGCatgaaaaaattgataatgTTTTGGCTTCTTTGCCATTAAAGTgtgaatttttatataaatataaagtaataaaatattcaaGGGAATATGAAACATTGCAAATATTAAAACATCCTAAAAGGTGGGTtgattactaa
- a CDS encoding 60S ribosomal protein L28, putative has translation MMNVSSALIWELTRRNSCFLKKNRRGKNGVFSCDPYNVNCKNDKSNSGLVKDNCINVAILKRKPVLLVKSLNEKNMVVNKEYKTKNIKNFEKLIDEYGKGEKEKNKKKLLKKYKRLCKIYCNTRRVKK, from the exons atgaTGAATGTGAGTAGTGCTCTTATATGGGAGTTAACAAGAAGAAACAGCTGCTTTCTTAAGAAAAATAGAAGAGGAAAAAACGGAGTATTTTCATGCGATCCTTACAATGTCAAttgtaaaaatgataaatccAACAGCG gTTTAGTAAAAGATAATTGTATAAATGTGGCAATACTGAAAAGAAAACCAGTCTTACTTGTCAAATCATTAAATGAAAA aaatatGGTTGTTAATAAAGagtataaaacaaaaaatattaagaattttgaaaaattaattgatGAATATGGAAAAggtgaaaaagaaaaaaataaaaagaaattattgaaaaaatataagcgTTTGTGTAAAATATATTGCAACACCCGTAGAGTAAAGAAATGA
- a CDS encoding phd finger protein, putative, which yields MHDKIKRREIDKTKAKDVALIKNYGINNKNEIYEDNDKKINNKNFKSENTNSTSRNCSDNNENDSFCYECYHGGNLICCDHCIRSYHIYCLSATDRPQANYNYWYCPLCVSIDISWKKRKKIKTISTYEKKKEKVKQKSEGSKYTSQINVGENYQVSNVSTFFLNNHSEKYDEVHKSELVYSPYLLERMKEKFLSEGQYELVIKNDYELAIFIKELAKNWKCQLGWHPFTPEYAFKILHRVDYNPKKAIELLKSSDFNFLEICDPPIRKYENKWRPRDKRGQISDSPYPSSELLQSYIKRSVEITLDEKKYNYNTNEKNKYYCEINKNNIIEQNYPHERTRNALRKEVNEEDEDEEYEEEEEEEKQIDIM from the exons ATgcatgataaaataaaaagaagagAAATAGATAAAACAAAAGCAAAGGACGTAgccttaataaaaaattatggaattaataataagaatgaaatatatgaagacaatgataagaaaataaataataaaaattttaaatctGAAAATACAAATTCTACATCAAGAAATTGCAgtgataataatgaaaatgattctTTCTGTTATGAATGTTACCATGGAGGGAATTTAATTTGTTGTGACCATTGTATTAGATCttatcatatatat tGTCTAAGTGCAACAGATAGACCACAGGCAAATTACAATTATTGGTATTGCCCACTAT gtgTATCTATTGACATTTCatggaaaaaaagaaaaaaaataaaaactatcAG tacatatgaaaagaaaaaagaaaaagttaaGCAAAAAAGTGAAGGAAGCAAATATACAAGCCAAATTAATGTAGGAGAAAATTATCAGGTCTCAAATGTctcaacattttttttaaataatcattCAGAAAAATATGATG aagTACATAAATCTGAGTTAGTTTATTCACCTTATTTACTGGAAAGaatgaaagaaaaatttttaagtGAAGGGCAATATGAATTAGTTATCAAAAATGATTACGAGCTagcaatttttataaaagaattagCAAAAAATTGGAAATGTCAGTTAGGTTGGCATCCTTTTACCCCTGAATATGCCTTCAAAATTTTACATAGAGTTGATTATAATCCCAAAAAAGCTATAGAATTATTGAAAAGTTcagattttaattttttag AAATTTGTGATCCTCCTATACGTAAATATGAAAACAAATGGAGACCTAGAGATAAACGAGGTCAAATATCAG aTTCACCATATCCTTCATCTGAACTCCTACAAAGTTATATTAAGCGTTCAGTTGAAATTACATTAGAcgaaaagaaatataattataacactaatgaaaaaaataaatattattgtgaaataaataaaaataatataatagaaCAAAATTACCCACATGAAAGAACAAGAAATGCTTTAAGAAAAGAAGTCAATGAAGAGGATGAAGATGAGGAATATgaagaggaagaagaagaagagaAGCAAATAGATATAATGTAA
- a CDS encoding 60S ribosomal protein L35ae, putative gives MEEKQNKEKTLIPKKNKVKKQLKSKKSSKKTQAVRLYEKGVILGYKRSQRNQDPNFTLIAIRNVNTKQHAQFYVGKRVAYIYRTNKHHNGVKIKCIWGKVCRTHGNNGVIRARFRTHIPPKAFGDRVRILMYPSNI, from the exons ATggaagaaaaacaaaataaagaaaaaacacttattcccaaaaaaaataaagtaaaaaaacaattaaagAGTAAGAAATCATCAAAAAAAACCCAAGCAGTTCGATTATATGAGAAAGGAGTTATATTAGGATATAAAAG ATCACAGAGAAATCAAGATCCTAATTTTACATTAATAGCTATTAGAAATGTAAATACAAAACAACACGCTCAATTTTATGTAGGAAAGAGAGTggcttatatatatagaacaAATAAGCATCATAATGGAGTGAAAATTaaa tgtaTTTGGGGAAAAGTATGTAGAACTCATGGAAACAATGGAGTAATAAGAGCTAGATTCAGAACTCACATTCCACCAAAAGCATTTGGAGATAGAGTTAGAATCCTTATGTACCCatcaaatatttaa
- the IMC1b gene encoding inner membrane complex protein 1b, putative: protein MEETIHIKNNMSSLNKDNEETNFSKNYEDINFKKFEIKPNKPLKYDIKEKKSWVALTRNIPIDTCNRVINVPIKETKIIHKPKIELVEKIKEVPTYFVQNKNKVIEVPEVKFVDKIQYDPFVVEKLKYVPKEITKYNIIKKPIVKNIITEKKVDVLQVQEKISFKDQEIVEEVYHYFDKDKNKFLNEDGNTIEDDNCSKDRDMQINFENPKYQYIDDNNILPPLLTPFGPQVKLTENKTVENVFIPKVEKVVEIRKKIDIPINLPVPYIVPKPKIIDVDVPVFKFNDKYVPVPVRRKIIPKITWSDKVYKVDCLVEKPYLVYHNIIKIIPTDSKINVREYPKGITKINPEELYEVDNLALWMRVNADLKKEKDKLKKSENLSERTCECSDSECNEQFSSTELNSSQEDTTTIKSSNENIFETLPLHPGHPLEMVHLQNKWIKQDTTKTQDLYDEKFMDAHRNAIFNLTTQIPREAEIEIKQISELQKQMRKGELNTTHSESS, encoded by the coding sequence atggaAGAAacaatacatataaaaaataatatgtcaagtttaaataaagataatgaaGAAACTAATTTTTCGAAGAACTATGaagatataaattttaaaaaatttgagaTTAAACCAAATAAACCTTTAAAATAcgatataaaagaaaagaagtCGTGGGTTGCATTAACCAGAAATATTCCAATAGACACATGTAATCGTGTTATAAATGTTCCtataaaagaaacaaaaataatcCATAAACCAAAGATTGAACTagttgaaaaaataaaggaagTTCCAACTTACTTtgttcaaaataaaaataaggtaATAGAAGTTCCAGAAGTGAAATTTGTGGACAAAATTCAATATGACCCTTTTGTTGTTGAAAAGCTTAAATATGTTCCAAAagaaataacaaaatataatattattaagaaACCTATAGTCAAAAACATTataacagaaaaaaaagtgGATGTTCTACAAGTTCaagaaaaaataagtttTAAGGACCAAGAAATTGTAGAAGAagtttatcattattttgaTAAAGATAAGAACAAATTTCTTAACGAAGATGGAAATACAATAGAAGATGACAACTGTTCAAAAGATAGAGATATGCAAATCAACTTTGAAAATCCCAAGTATCAGTATAtagatgataataatatattaccACCCTTATTAACTCCATTTGGCCCACAAGTAAAATTGACAGAAAATAAAACAGTGGAAAATGTCTTTATACCTAAAGTTGAAAAAGTAGttgaaataagaaaaaaaattgatatacCAATAAATCTACCAGTTCCTTATATAGTTCCAAAACCGAAAATTATAGATGTAGATGTTCctgtttttaaatttaatgatAAATATGTCCCTGTTCCTGTTCGTAGAAAAATAATACCAAAAATAACATGGAGTGATAAGGTTTATAAAGTAGATTGCCTTGTTGAAAAGCCTTATTTAGTCTATcacaatataataaaaattataccaacggattcaaaaataaatgttaGAGAATATCCAAAAGGAATAACTAAAATAAATCCAGAAGAATTATATGAAGTAGACAACTTGGCTCTATGGATGAGAGTAAATGCAGATTtgaaaaaagagaaagacaaattaaaaaaaagtgaaaatttATCGGAACGCACATGTGAATGCTCAGATTCTGAATGTAATGAGCAATTTTCCAGTACTGAATTAAATTCATCACAAGAAGATACAACTACCATTAAATCTTCTAacgaaaatatttttgaaacTCTTCCACTACACCCAGGACATCCTTTGGAAATGGTGCATTTACAAAATAAGTGGATTAAACAAGATACTACAAAGACTCAAGATTTATATGATGAAAAATTTATGGATGCTCATAGAAATgctatatttaatttaactACCCAAATCCCTCGTGAAGcagaaatagaaataaaacaaatttcAGAACTTCAAAAACAAATGAGAAAGGGAGAACTTAATACCACTCATAGTGAATCATCTTAG
- the DPM1 gene encoding dolichol-phosphate mannosyltransferase, putative, whose amino-acid sequence MSCLDVYSIIVPTYNEKENLPYLVYMIINEMKKKTINFEIILVDDNSEDKTANVYRKLQSIFKEEKLLLVERKEKLGLRSAYIDALKIVSGNFVIIMDADLSHHPKYIKDFIKKQKETNCDIVTGSRYNKDGGISGWSFKRVIISRVANFLSQFLLFINYSDLTGSFRLYRTETLKEIIEQVEGKGYIFQMEVIVRAKKLNKKIEEVGYIFVDRLFGKSKLDSKEIFQYLFGLLKLFWII is encoded by the coding sequence atgtctTGTTTAGATGTTTATTCTATAATTGTACCAACATATAATGAGAAAGAAAATTTACCTTACTTAGTTTATATgattataaatgaaatgaaaaagaaaactataaattttgaaataatattagTAGACGATAATAGTGAAGATAAAACAGCTAATGTTTATAGAAAACTTCAATCAATctttaaagaagaaaaattattactagttgaaagaaaagaaaaactaGGTCTAAGGTCAGCCTATATAGATGCTTTAAAAATAGTGTCTGgaaattttgttattataaTGGATGCTGACTTATCTCATCATcctaaatatataaaagatttcataaaaaaacaaaaagaaacaaaTTGTGACATTGTTACAGGATCTAGATATAATAAAGATGGAGGAATATCTGGGTGGAGTTTTAAAAGAGTTATAATTAGTCGTGTAGCAAATTTTTTGTCTCAATTTCTTTTGTTTATTAATTACAGTGATCTAACTGGCTCATTCAGACTATATAGAACAGAAACactaaaagaaattattgaACAAGTTGAAGGAAAAGGATATATATTTCAGATGGAAGTTATTGTAAGagcaaaaaaattaaataaaaaaattgaagagGTTGGCTATATATTTGTTGATAGATTATTTGGGAAATCAAAATTAGAttcaaaagaaatttttCAGTATCTTTTTGGTTTATTAAAACTATTTtggataatttaa